The following proteins are encoded in a genomic region of Arachis ipaensis cultivar K30076 chromosome B02, Araip1.1, whole genome shotgun sequence:
- the LOC107627315 gene encoding uncharacterized protein LOC107627315: MAEAMREMAAAIVQKIVRLGDRNGKRNGSGSRVHTENGKPTQVQGNACGNRGRQLVSRDREVVESTASTRGTFVEFATYMLEGEAEHWWYGVQMLWRQDTREIFWEDFKEEFYMEYFPKSVCETKEMKLMQLSEGNMSIAEYTRKFKDLCHF, encoded by the exons ATGGCTGAGGCTATGCGTGAAATGGCGGCTGCTATAGTTCAAAAAATTGTCCGTTTAGGAGATAGAAATGGCAAGCGTAATGGGTCTGGCAGTCGGGTACATACGGAGAATG GTAAACCCACCCAAGTTCAAGGGAACGCTTGTGGCAATCGAGGCAGGCAACTGGTTTCAAGGGATAGAGAAGTTGTTGAGAGCACAGCAAGTACCCGAGGTACATTTGTTGAGTTCGCAACATATATGTTGGAAGGAGAGGCTGAGCACTGGTGGTATGGAGTGCAGATGTTGTGGCGGCAAGACACAAGGGAGATTTTTTGGGAAGATTTCAAGGAGGAGTTTTATATGGAATACTTCCCAAAGTCTGTTTGTGAAACTAAGGAGATGAAGTTGATGCAACTGAGTGAAGGAAACATGTCAATAGCTGAATATACTCGGAAGTTCAAAGATCTGTGTCATTTTTAG